One stretch of Armigeres subalbatus isolate Guangzhou_Male chromosome 2, GZ_Asu_2, whole genome shotgun sequence DNA includes these proteins:
- the LOC134215204 gene encoding E3 ubiquitin-protein ligase rnf8-like has protein sequence MSVIETDVLCCSESPIFVSCCRYNLRNRGSTTFTVLTEPECPICLTELFDKPVIVNCGHTFCEKCIRETMVKYKNCPLCNQVLIASLFLSDKRFTQQLINKKQTESLIQINSQIGKNVGNKCLESVKSQRKSSTISKKSPYLT, from the exons ATGTCAGTAATAGAGACTGATGTTTTGTGTTGTTCTGAATCCCCAATCTTCGTTAGTTGTTGCCGATACAATCTCCGGAACAGAG GTTCTACAACGTTTACGGTACTAACCGAGCCGGAATGTCCCATCTGTCTGACAGAGCTTTTCGACAAACCCGTGATCGTGAATTGTGGTCACACCTTCTGCGAAAAGTGCATTCGTGAAACGATGGTTAAGTACAAGAACTGTCCCTTGTGTAACCAGGTGCTTATTGCATCACTTTTCCTCAGCGATAAAAGGTTCACTCAACAATtgatcaacaagaagcagactGAGAGTCTTATCCAGATTAATAGTCAGATCGGAAAGAACGTGGGAAACAAATGCTTGGAAAGTGTCAAGTCGCAACGAAAGTCGTCGACAATCAGTAAGAAAAGTCCGTATCTAACCTGA